In Microcella indica, the genomic window CCGACAGGGTCAGCGTGACGTTACGGCGAAGCGACGGCACGAAGTACGTCTTCTTCTGGATGTTCGGGTCGAACCGGCGCTTGGTGCGGCGGTGCGAGTGCGAGATGTTGTGTCCGAAACCGGGAACGGCTCCGGTCACCTGGCAGACGGCTGCCATGGCTCCTCTTTTCTTCTGGGCTACCGTGCGGCGAACGCCGCACCCAAGGTCACTTGTCGGCACGCAGATCTGAACCGGTTCCGGTCGTGTAGCGGGTGACCGGGGAGCAGTGCGCACAAGGACGAGCGGATGTCCGCTCGGCACAATCGCCTAGCTTACGTCCTGCAGGGCCCGTGTCGCAACGCGGAGGCCGGGGCGCTCGGGGCGCGGCTACTGCTGCCGGGCATCCGCGGTGCACTGCGGGCACAGGCCGAAGACATCCACGACGTGCTCAGCCGCCGTGAAGCCGTGCTCGGTCGCGACGCCGCGCGCCCACGACTCGACCGCGGCGGCCTCGATCTCGACCGTCATGCCGCAACGGCGGCAGATG contains:
- the rpmB gene encoding 50S ribosomal protein L28, which produces MAAVCQVTGAVPGFGHNISHSHRRTKRRFDPNIQKKTYFVPSLRRNVTLTLSAKGIKVIDARGIESVVKDLIARGEKI